The genomic region CTACATATCCGCAAATCTTTGTATTTCAAGGACTTCACTGGATCTGAGACCGCCTCACTCATTGCAATCAGGTGGATTTTTGCGCCCGCAGGGCACTGGTCGGCAAATTGTCGCGCAGTGCGCGGCGAAAAAAGCGGCACTATTATATCCTGAGATGCGGACATCGCAGATTCCGCCTCGCCAGTCAGAGCAAGCAGCGGTTGATGGTAAATAATTTGTTCACGACAGATCAGCCCTGCCGCAGACAACCGCTCAGCAATACGCCCGCGGGCGTGGCGGCCACGCAGATGCATAAGTGGCTCGCAGGGGCGGCGCTGCAACAAATCTGCAACAAGAGCATCAGCGGTTTTGCCACAGATCTGGGCCCGCCAGCCGGCCTCTGCTGCCTGTTGGCAGGTACGCTGACCAAGGCAGTAGGCCGTTCTGGCGCTGCAATCGGTAATACCAGCCGCCGCTGACACTGCATTGGAAGAGGTGAATATGACCGATTCGCCGCTGTGCAGAGGGATATCCTCGCCCAAGGGCTGCACCGAAATCAGCGGCGCATAGATGACCTGCAACCCAGCCGTCAGCGCGGTCGGCAACATCGCGACAAAGCGTCGTGCCGCGTCATGCGGACGTGTCAGCAACAGACCTGCCATGCCACTCTCCCGGGATTGTTTGCCATTCCCTAAGGTGGTAGCTCCGAGATCACTGTGATGCAACGGCCAGACAATGAAACAAACACTGACAATCCTTGGACTAGAGAGCAGCTGTGATGATACTGCGGCGGCGGTGATCCGGCAGAGTGGCGATGACTTACCGGAAGTGCTGTCCTCGATCGTCTTCGGCCAGAATGAACTGCATAGCGCCTATGGTGGCATAGTTCCGGAAATCGCCGCCCGCGCCCATGCGGAGAAACTGGATGTTTGCGTGCGTGACGCGTTGGACAAATCCGGGCTGACCCTGGCGGATCTCGACGCGATTGCCGTTACCGCCGGGCCGGGTCTGATCGGCGGCGTGATGTCGGGTGTCATGTGCGCCAAGGGCATTGCCGCCGCAACCGGGTTGCCGCTGATCGGTGTCAACCATCTGGCCGGCCATGCGTTGACGCCCAGACTGACGGACGCGATTGCCTATCCCTATCTGATGCTCTTGGTGTCGGGTGGCCACTGTCAGTATCTGATCACCCGCGGACCCGAAGATTTCACCCGGTTAGGTGGCACCATTGATGATGCCCCGG from Parasedimentitalea psychrophila harbors:
- a CDS encoding uroporphyrinogen-III synthase, coding for MAGLLLTRPHDAARRFVAMLPTALTAGLQVIYAPLISVQPLGEDIPLHSGESVIFTSSNAVSAAAGITDCSARTAYCLGQRTCQQAAEAGWRAQICGKTADALVADLLQRRPCEPLMHLRGRHARGRIAERLSAAGLICREQIIYHQPLLALTGEAESAMSASQDIIVPLFSPRTARQFADQCPAGAKIHLIAMSEAVSDPVKSLKYKDLRICSEPDAQSMAQLVHDVAVQLIRVESDKTAQ